From Spirosoma agri, one genomic window encodes:
- a CDS encoding methylmalonyl-CoA mutase family protein yields the protein MIAQQPIPSQPAARSFTNKIRIVTAASLFDGHDAAINLMRRLMQASGAEVIHLGHNRSVADIVDCAIQEDVQGIAVTSYQGGHLEFFKYMHDLLNERGAGHIKIFGGGGGTILPAEIDELHAYGIARIYSPDDGRTMGLQGMIDNLLTQCDFDLVETGRNAASPPVRHSDRSLRRTANQNQIARLITTAENRPEKFDHSGLALAHSFTKVLGITGTGGAGKSSLVDELVLRFLRTFPDKTLAIISVDPSKRKTGGALLGDRIRMNAIHSPADAVPRVYMRSLATRQSNLALSRHVQDAIDICKAAHFDLIIVETSGIGQSDTEITEHADKTLYVMTAEYGAATQLEKIDMLDFADVIAINKFDKRGSLDALRDVRKQYRRNHNLWDSPDEDLPILGTIAAQFNDPGMNALFARLVSILGLPEPTASTTEPHTPGISIIAPDRVRYLAEIVEESRRYDSFVREQTTLARQLYQLDGTIKMVPDSPLSDELQKLYIELNARFNPDCRALVQQWPAMQKRYTAPFYEFTVRGKTIRQPLYSETLSHLSIPKVSLPNYHDWGDVLQWLLTENVPGEFPYTAGVFPLKREGEDPTRMFAGEGGPERTNRRFHYVSKGLPAKRLSTAFDSVTLYGEDPAMRPDIFGKVGNSGVSVCTLDDAKKLYSGFDLCDPATSVSMTINGPAPMLLAFFLNAAIDQQCEKYMAQAGISVDGLGTDFHPRYQGKLPDGNNGLGLLLLGTTGDKVLPREVYEKIKADTLRTVRGTVQADILKEDQAQNTCIFSTEFALRMMGDSQQYFIDNQVQNFYSVSISGYHIAEAGANPISQLAFTLSNGFTFVEYYLSRGMNIDDFAPNLSFFFSNGMDPEYTVLGRVARRIWAKAMRNKYKASDRSQKLKYHIQTSGRSLHAQEIAFNDIRTTLQAVLAIYDNCNSLHTNAYDEAITTPTEESVRRAMAIQLVINREFGLTKNENPLQGSFIVEELTNLVEEAVYQEFLAINERGGVLGAMERMYQRSKIQEESMYYETLKHNGQLPIVGVNTFLDPAGSPTIVPKEVIRSTDEEKRYAVDSCQAFQHQHRAESATALAALQTTALANGNIFESLMEAAKVCSLGQLSNALYAVGGQYRRNM from the coding sequence GACTGCGCTATTCAGGAGGATGTACAGGGTATTGCGGTAACGAGCTATCAGGGCGGCCATCTGGAATTTTTCAAATACATGCACGATCTGCTGAACGAACGCGGAGCGGGCCACATCAAAATCTTCGGTGGAGGGGGCGGCACGATTCTACCAGCGGAAATTGACGAACTACACGCGTACGGCATCGCGCGTATCTACTCGCCCGACGATGGCCGGACAATGGGGTTGCAGGGCATGATTGACAATCTGCTAACACAATGCGATTTTGATCTTGTAGAGACCGGTCGGAATGCCGCATCACCGCCGGTGCGGCATTCCGACCGGTCTCTACGTAGGACGGCAAACCAAAACCAGATCGCGCGGCTGATCACCACGGCCGAAAACAGGCCGGAAAAATTCGATCATTCGGGGTTAGCCCTTGCCCATAGCTTCACTAAAGTGCTGGGTATTACAGGTACAGGTGGCGCGGGCAAATCGTCGCTGGTCGATGAGTTGGTACTTCGGTTTCTGCGCACATTTCCCGACAAAACATTGGCCATCATTTCGGTCGATCCCTCGAAGCGCAAAACGGGTGGGGCGCTGCTCGGCGACCGCATCCGGATGAACGCCATCCATTCGCCAGCCGACGCAGTCCCACGTGTATACATGCGCTCACTGGCGACGCGGCAATCGAATCTGGCATTGAGCCGCCATGTGCAGGATGCGATTGATATATGCAAAGCCGCTCATTTTGATCTGATCATTGTCGAAACGTCGGGCATTGGCCAATCAGACACCGAAATTACCGAACACGCCGACAAAACGCTGTACGTGATGACGGCGGAGTACGGTGCGGCCACACAGCTGGAAAAGATCGATATGCTCGACTTCGCCGATGTCATTGCGATCAACAAATTCGATAAGCGCGGTTCGCTGGATGCGCTGCGAGACGTCCGCAAACAATACCGGCGGAATCATAACCTATGGGATAGTCCGGACGAAGACCTGCCGATTCTGGGAACCATTGCCGCTCAGTTCAATGATCCGGGCATGAACGCTCTGTTTGCGAGACTGGTGTCAATTCTCGGTTTACCCGAACCCACAGCATCAACAACCGAACCGCATACGCCGGGTATTTCGATCATCGCACCGGATCGCGTTCGCTACTTGGCGGAGATCGTGGAAGAAAGTCGCCGGTATGACTCGTTTGTGCGCGAACAAACAACCTTAGCGCGGCAGCTTTACCAGCTTGATGGTACGATAAAAATGGTACCGGACAGCCCCCTCAGTGACGAATTGCAGAAACTATACATTGAACTGAACGCTCGTTTCAATCCCGACTGCCGTGCTCTAGTGCAGCAGTGGCCAGCGATGCAGAAACGCTATACAGCCCCGTTTTATGAGTTCACTGTTCGGGGGAAAACCATTCGGCAGCCGCTCTATTCGGAAACGCTTTCGCACCTGAGCATACCCAAAGTCAGCTTACCAAACTACCACGATTGGGGCGATGTGTTGCAGTGGCTACTCACCGAAAACGTACCGGGGGAGTTTCCGTACACAGCGGGCGTGTTTCCACTCAAACGTGAGGGTGAGGACCCAACGCGCATGTTTGCGGGTGAAGGCGGACCGGAGCGAACTAACCGGCGCTTCCATTATGTATCGAAGGGCTTACCCGCCAAGCGTCTTTCAACGGCGTTTGACTCCGTTACCTTATACGGCGAAGATCCCGCCATGCGACCGGACATTTTCGGCAAAGTTGGCAACTCAGGCGTCAGCGTCTGCACGCTTGACGACGCCAAAAAGCTCTATTCCGGCTTCGACCTGTGCGATCCGGCTACCTCCGTTTCGATGACCATCAACGGTCCTGCCCCCATGTTGCTGGCCTTTTTCCTGAACGCAGCCATCGACCAGCAATGCGAGAAATACATGGCACAGGCGGGAATTTCTGTTGACGGGCTGGGCACGGACTTCCACCCACGCTACCAGGGGAAGCTGCCCGATGGCAACAATGGTCTCGGGCTGCTGCTGCTGGGCACTACGGGCGACAAGGTATTACCTCGGGAGGTCTACGAAAAAATAAAAGCCGATACGCTTCGAACGGTGCGGGGAACGGTACAAGCCGATATTCTGAAGGAAGATCAGGCGCAAAACACCTGTATCTTCTCGACCGAATTTGCGCTCAGGATGATGGGCGACAGTCAACAGTACTTCATCGATAATCAGGTGCAGAATTTCTACTCCGTTTCCATTTCGGGGTATCACATCGCCGAAGCCGGGGCCAATCCAATCTCGCAGTTGGCCTTCACCCTATCCAATGGGTTTACGTTCGTTGAATACTACCTCAGCCGGGGTATGAACATAGACGATTTCGCCCCAAATCTATCGTTTTTCTTCTCGAATGGTATGGACCCGGAATACACGGTGCTGGGCCGCGTGGCCCGACGGATCTGGGCGAAAGCCATGCGCAATAAGTACAAAGCCAGCGACCGTTCGCAGAAACTCAAATACCACATTCAGACATCGGGCCGGAGCCTGCACGCGCAGGAAATAGCTTTCAACGACATTCGCACCACGCTACAGGCGGTACTGGCTATTTACGACAACTGCAACTCCCTGCATACCAACGCCTACGACGAAGCGATCACCACGCCTACCGAAGAATCAGTCCGTCGAGCAATGGCTATCCAGCTGGTTATCAACCGCGAGTTTGGGTTGACTAAGAATGAAAATCCCTTGCAGGGTTCATTTATCGTTGAGGAGCTAACGAATCTGGTCGAAGAAGCGGTCTACCAGGAATTTCTGGCGATCAATGAACGGGGTGGTGTATTGGGAGCGATGGAACGCATGTACCAGCGCAGCAAAATTCAGGAGGAATCGATGTACTACGAGACGCTGAAACACAACGGCCAGCTGCCCATCGTTGGCGTCAACACCTTCCTGGACCCTGCCGGTTCGCCAACTATCGTCCCAAAAGAAGTCATCCGCTCCACCGACGAGGAGAAACGCTACGCCGTTGATTCCTGCCAGGCTTTTCAGCACCAGCACCGGGCTGAATCGGCAACGGCACTGGCGGCTTTACAAACAACGGCACTGGCTAACGGCAACATCTTCGAGAGTCTGATGGAAGCGGCAAAAGTATGCTCACTAGGGCAGTTATCCAATGCCC